A window of Bufo gargarizans isolate SCDJY-AF-19 chromosome 9, ASM1485885v1, whole genome shotgun sequence contains these coding sequences:
- the LOC122946726 gene encoding three-finger toxin MALT0070C-like produces the protein MEITYFLSLSVLVFLSIQTVNSLDCITCNDANCDTYKTVTCPEAGAACQTVSFKMGDVKRVMKGCSSSMDSCQIKPPNVPQDANINCCQKNLCNSAITTKMSLLLAGFLVLMSLCVSRF, from the exons ATGGAAATAACATATTTTTTATCTCTTTCAGTTCTCGTCTTTTTAAGCATTCAGACTG TAAATTCCCTGGATTGTATAACCTGCAACGACGCCAATTGTGATACTTATAAAACGGTTACTTGCCCTGAAGCCGGAGCTGCATGCCAAACTGTTTCTTTCAAGATGG GTGATGTTAAACGTGTAATGAAAGGTTGTTCTTCCTCAATGGATTCGTGTCAAATAAAACCTCCTAATGTACCCCAGGATGCTAATATAAACTGCTGTCAAAAAAATCTCTGCAACTCCGCCATTACCACTAAGATGTCCCTGCTCCTTGCCGGCTTCTTGGTCCTGATGTCTCTgtgtgtctccaggttttga